The following coding sequences are from one Streptomyces sp. NBC_00536 window:
- a CDS encoding SAM-dependent methyltransferase produces the protein MGRRQPLLGDVDHGALGDTGDSAYEKRLIAELHRLESAQAELLLDHLGTIGRDDTLSAKQAEFGNQRARELGIQDHVRARVCNMLGTPFETGRAAASWNNESSMYVDLHDLFAEHSRILEVGGRYVTITGCWNPRYGQPSKWVSQINAHFECNIHSRREYLRAMADNRLVPQAVIDLTPETLPYWELRATSSLVTGIEEAFINSYKDGSFQYVLIAADRV, from the coding sequence GTGGGTCGACGGCAACCACTACTCGGCGACGTCGACCACGGCGCCCTCGGTGACACCGGGGACAGCGCGTACGAGAAGAGGCTGATCGCCGAACTGCACCGGCTGGAATCGGCGCAGGCCGAACTCCTCCTGGACCACCTCGGCACCATCGGGCGTGACGACACCCTGTCGGCGAAGCAGGCGGAGTTCGGCAACCAGCGCGCCCGCGAACTCGGCATCCAGGACCATGTCCGCGCCCGGGTCTGCAACATGCTCGGCACGCCCTTCGAAACCGGACGGGCCGCCGCCTCGTGGAACAACGAGTCGAGCATGTACGTCGATCTCCACGACCTCTTCGCCGAGCACTCCCGCATCCTTGAGGTCGGCGGCCGCTATGTGACCATCACCGGCTGCTGGAACCCGCGTTACGGCCAGCCCTCGAAGTGGGTCTCCCAGATCAACGCCCACTTCGAGTGCAACATCCACTCGCGCCGGGAGTACCTGCGGGCGATGGCCGACAACCGGCTGGTACCGCAGGCGGTCATCGACCTGACGCCCGAGACCCTGCCCTACTGGGAGCTGCGGGCCACGTCCTCCCTGGTCACCGGGATCGAGGAGGCGTTCATCAACTCGTACAAGGACGGCTCCTTCCAGTACGTGCTGATCGCGGCCGATCGCGTCTGA
- the trpS gene encoding tryptophan--tRNA ligase — protein sequence MGPGEEIRRNPAGFRVLTGDRPTGRLHLGHYFGTLKGRVELQDLGVETFVIVADYQVLTDRDVAERLQEHVEDLVLDYLAAGIDPRRSTIFAHSAVPALNQLMLPFLSLVSVAELGRNPTVKDEIAHSRQAAVSGLMFTYPVHQAADILFCKANLVPVGRDQLPHLELTRTVARRFNDRYGAVFPEPAALLSAAPVLLGTDGTKMSKSRGNAIALAATADETARLIKGARTDGERHITYNPDGRPEVSSLLLLAALCQDRDPREVAEEIGGGGAAALKRTVTEAVNEHLAPLRARRIELARDRAHVRAVLRAGNERAGERAEATLSEVRAAMGMAY from the coding sequence GTGGGACCGGGCGAGGAGATCCGGCGGAACCCCGCAGGGTTCCGGGTGCTGACGGGAGACCGGCCGACGGGCCGGCTGCATCTGGGGCACTACTTCGGGACGCTCAAGGGCCGGGTGGAACTCCAGGACCTCGGGGTGGAAACCTTCGTGATCGTCGCCGACTACCAGGTCCTCACCGACCGGGACGTCGCCGAACGGCTCCAGGAACACGTCGAGGACCTGGTACTGGACTACCTCGCGGCCGGGATCGACCCGCGGCGCTCCACCATCTTCGCCCACAGCGCCGTCCCAGCCCTCAACCAGCTGATGCTGCCGTTCCTGTCGCTGGTCTCTGTCGCCGAACTCGGCCGCAACCCCACCGTGAAGGACGAGATCGCGCATTCGAGGCAAGCGGCGGTCAGCGGGCTGATGTTCACCTACCCCGTGCACCAGGCCGCCGACATCCTCTTCTGCAAGGCCAACCTGGTCCCCGTCGGCCGCGACCAGCTCCCGCACCTGGAACTGACCCGGACCGTGGCCCGGCGCTTCAACGACCGCTACGGCGCCGTGTTCCCCGAACCGGCGGCCCTGCTGTCGGCCGCACCCGTCCTGCTGGGAACCGACGGCACCAAGATGAGCAAGTCCCGCGGCAACGCCATCGCCCTGGCCGCGACCGCGGACGAGACCGCCCGGCTGATCAAGGGCGCCAGGACGGACGGGGAACGGCACATCACCTACAACCCCGACGGTCGGCCGGAGGTGTCCAGCCTCCTGCTCCTCGCGGCCCTGTGCCAGGACCGCGACCCGCGCGAGGTCGCCGAGGAGATCGGCGGCGGGGGAGCGGCCGCGCTGAAGCGCACCGTCACCGAGGCCGTCAACGAACACCTCGCACCGCTGCGGGCCCGCCGCATCGAGCTGGCCCGCGACCGCGCACACGTACGAGCCGTACTCCGGGCCGGGAACGAACGGGCCGGCGAACGGGCCGAAGCGACCCTGTCCGAGGTGCGGGCTGCGATGGGAATGGCCTACTGA
- a CDS encoding SRPBCC family protein, which translates to MWDYEHTVETDAPAAAIWALWADVPNWGTWNGEIERIDFEGPFAVGAGITMTPPGDCPVELRVTDLVPGESFTDEARVGGLVLRTAHTLAPLPEGRTRIVYRMEITGTGADEVGPQIGPGITADWPDTMAALTALAARG; encoded by the coding sequence ATGTGGGACTACGAGCACACCGTGGAGACCGACGCCCCCGCCGCGGCGATCTGGGCGCTCTGGGCCGACGTACCGAACTGGGGAACCTGGAACGGTGAGATAGAGCGGATCGACTTCGAGGGCCCCTTCGCCGTCGGCGCCGGCATCACCATGACGCCGCCCGGGGACTGCCCCGTGGAGCTGCGCGTCACCGATCTCGTCCCCGGCGAGTCCTTCACCGACGAGGCCCGCGTCGGCGGACTCGTCCTGCGGACCGCGCACACCCTCGCGCCGCTCCCCGAGGGCCGGACCCGTATCGTCTACAGGATGGAGATCACCGGTACGGGCGCCGACGAGGTCGGCCCGCAGATCGGCCCCGGCATCACCGCCGACTGGCCCGACACGATGGCCGCGCTCACCGCGCTGGCCGCCCGGGGCTGA
- a CDS encoding MarR family winged helix-turn-helix transcriptional regulator, with the protein MQPGESPGFLLWHATLRWQRGIAAALAPLGLTHVQFVLLACTWWMNGQGERPNQQALARQAGTDVKMTSQVLRTLEQKNLIAREVDPADTRAKRLHVTGPGAELAPRAIAAVEEVDARFFGPVPLDDTLNLLGRLAHPAGTS; encoded by the coding sequence GTGCAGCCCGGCGAGAGCCCCGGATTCCTGCTCTGGCACGCCACGCTGCGCTGGCAGCGCGGCATCGCGGCGGCCCTGGCCCCGCTGGGCCTGACACACGTCCAGTTCGTCCTGCTCGCCTGCACCTGGTGGATGAACGGCCAGGGCGAGCGCCCCAACCAGCAGGCCCTCGCCCGGCAGGCGGGCACCGACGTGAAGATGACCTCGCAGGTGCTGCGCACGCTGGAACAGAAGAACCTGATCGCCCGCGAGGTCGACCCGGCCGACACCCGGGCGAAGCGGCTGCACGTGACGGGCCCGGGCGCCGAGCTGGCCCCGCGCGCGATCGCCGCCGTCGAGGAGGTCGACGCGCGGTTCTTCGGCCCGGTCCCGCTCGACGACACCCTCAACCTGCTGGGCCGCCTCGCCCACCCGGCCGGGACCTCCTAG
- a CDS encoding trimeric intracellular cation channel family protein — MLHALYLLGISAFAASGVLAAHRANMDPFGGFVLAFAASISGGTLRDLILDRHPLYWTHDWVLLVLIASVAVATMLYLRRWELPQRTLMVVDAVGLAVVTVIGARAAIDAHVTPVAVLILAVLTGVTGEVVRDVLCGEFPPLLLREEVYATAALAGAGCYLLLHWTGAPSTVATVVSAGLVFALRMAAVFGDLHLPRLQRADA, encoded by the coding sequence ATGCTGCACGCCCTCTACCTGCTCGGCATATCCGCCTTCGCGGCCTCCGGCGTCCTCGCCGCGCACCGCGCCAACATGGACCCCTTCGGCGGCTTCGTACTCGCCTTCGCCGCCAGCATCTCGGGCGGCACCCTACGCGACCTGATCCTCGACCGGCACCCCCTCTACTGGACCCACGACTGGGTGCTCCTGGTCCTCATCGCCTCGGTCGCCGTGGCCACCATGCTCTACCTGCGGCGGTGGGAACTGCCGCAGCGCACGCTGATGGTGGTCGACGCCGTCGGCCTCGCCGTGGTCACGGTCATCGGGGCGCGCGCCGCCATCGACGCCCATGTCACCCCCGTCGCCGTGCTGATCCTCGCCGTCCTGACCGGGGTCACCGGCGAGGTGGTGCGCGACGTGCTGTGCGGGGAGTTCCCGCCGCTGCTGCTGCGCGAGGAGGTCTACGCGACGGCCGCCCTCGCCGGAGCCGGCTGCTACCTCCTGCTGCACTGGACCGGGGCCCCGTCCACCGTGGCGACCGTGGTCTCGGCAGGCCTGGTCTTCGCCCTGCGGATGGCCGCCGTCTTCGGTGACCTCCACCTGCCCCGGCTCCAGCGCGCCGACGCCTGA
- a CDS encoding DUF2199 domain-containing protein, with amino-acid sequence MANDLGFTCTACGDHHAELPLSYSAPAPDAWDPGFETDPDSTLSADHCVIKGQHFFVKGLIEIPVIGSRDVFSWGVWVSLSRDNYSRALEVWHTEGREAEKPYFGWLSTELALYSEGTIDLKTNAHTRPVGHRPAIELEPTDHPLAVEQRTGITLDRVREIATAVLHPA; translated from the coding sequence ATGGCAAACGATCTCGGTTTCACGTGCACGGCTTGCGGAGACCACCACGCGGAACTTCCCCTGAGCTACTCGGCCCCGGCCCCCGATGCCTGGGACCCCGGCTTCGAGACCGATCCGGACAGCACGCTGTCCGCCGACCACTGCGTTATCAAGGGCCAGCACTTCTTCGTCAAGGGCCTGATCGAAATACCGGTGATCGGCAGCCGCGACGTGTTCTCGTGGGGCGTGTGGGTCTCGCTGAGCCGGGACAACTACTCCCGCGCGCTGGAGGTGTGGCACACCGAGGGCCGCGAGGCCGAGAAGCCGTACTTCGGCTGGCTCAGCACCGAACTCGCGCTGTACTCCGAGGGCACGATCGACCTGAAGACGAACGCCCACACCCGGCCGGTCGGCCACCGCCCCGCCATCGAGCTGGAGCCCACCGACCACCCGCTCGCCGTCGAGCAGCGCACCGGGATCACCCTCGACCGCGTGCGCGAGATCGCGACGGCCGTGCTGCACCCGGCCTGA
- a CDS encoding alkaline phosphatase family protein, which produces MTLSRPRRTTALASAIGLTAAVAALWTSLGAAQPAHAAGLPAPDHVVVVVFENHAYNQVIGSSSAPYINSLATGGANLTQSFGVTHPSQPNYMQLFSGSNQGITDDSCYTPGFSSAPNLASELIAAGKTWGSYNETLPSQGSTSCSSGKYARKHNPWFGFSNVPTSTAKTMAQFPTDYTTLPKVSFVVPNLCSDMHDCSVGTGDTWLKNNIKAYADWAKTHNSLLVVTFDEDNRLAGNKIPTVLYGQPVTPGSTSATTYNHYDVLRTLEGLAGLTTHAGNAASAHDITGIWAS; this is translated from the coding sequence ATGACCTTGTCAAGGCCCCGCCGCACCACCGCCCTCGCGTCCGCGATCGGCCTCACCGCGGCCGTCGCCGCCCTGTGGACCTCGCTCGGAGCGGCCCAGCCCGCCCACGCGGCCGGGCTGCCCGCCCCCGACCACGTCGTCGTCGTGGTGTTCGAGAACCACGCGTACAACCAGGTCATCGGCAGCTCCAGCGCCCCCTACATCAACTCGCTGGCGACGGGCGGTGCCAACCTCACCCAGTCGTTCGGCGTCACCCACCCCAGCCAGCCCAACTACATGCAGCTCTTCTCGGGCTCCAACCAGGGCATCACCGACGACAGCTGCTACACCCCCGGCTTCAGCTCCGCGCCCAACCTGGCCTCCGAACTCATAGCCGCCGGCAAGACCTGGGGCAGCTACAACGAGACCCTCCCCAGCCAGGGCTCCACCAGCTGCAGCAGCGGCAAGTACGCCCGCAAGCACAACCCCTGGTTCGGCTTCTCCAACGTCCCGACGAGCACGGCCAAGACGATGGCCCAGTTCCCGACGGACTACACCACCCTGCCCAAGGTCTCCTTCGTCGTCCCGAACCTGTGCAGCGACATGCACGACTGCTCGGTCGGCACCGGTGACACCTGGCTCAAGAACAACATCAAGGCCTACGCCGACTGGGCCAAGACCCACAACAGCCTGCTCGTCGTCACCTTCGACGAGGACAACCGCCTCGCGGGCAACAAGATCCCGACCGTGCTCTACGGGCAGCCCGTGACCCCCGGTTCCACCTCCGCCACCACCTACAACCACTACGACGTGCTGCGCACCCTGGAGGGCCTGGCGGGCCTGACCACCCACGCCGGCAACGCCGCCTCCGCCCATGACATCACGGGGATCTGGGCGAGCTGA
- a CDS encoding chaplin translates to MSRIAKALVVTAAAGSALAAGAGLAAADANAHGAAVGSPGVLSGNLLQVPVHVPVNVCGNTVNVIALLNPAFGTTCVNASGGGHHTEGGYGG, encoded by the coding sequence ATGTCGCGTATCGCGAAGGCACTCGTCGTCACCGCTGCCGCCGGTAGCGCCCTGGCCGCCGGCGCCGGTCTGGCAGCGGCCGATGCCAATGCGCACGGTGCGGCGGTCGGCTCCCCCGGTGTCCTCTCGGGCAACCTGCTCCAGGTTCCGGTTCACGTTCCGGTCAACGTCTGCGGCAACACCGTCAACGTGATCGCCCTGCTGAACCCGGCGTTCGGCACCACCTGCGTCAACGCGTCGGGTGGCGGCCACCACACCGAGGGTGGCTACGGCGGCTGA
- a CDS encoding carboxylesterase/lipase family protein, translating into MSAAGARPRAMTRHGVVEGRAEGGLSVFRGIPYAAPPVGALRFAAPRPPGAWDGVRDAGTYGPTAPKVPYPQRFAALLADPEVPGDDCLNLNVWTPGASAAERLPVMVWLHGGALTRGSGAVPVYDGSAFARDGVVLVTANYRLGVLGYGLFPDAPANRGLLDQIAALEWVRDNIAEFGGDPDRVTVFGESAGAISIGALLAAPRAAGLFAQAVLQSGAPEVYPRDRVRPMVRRMASLLKVPATAAAFAAVEPEALLAAQAAVLRRSSPLLGGPAFFLVPDPDTLPEHPLDAVADGGAAREIPLLVGWTAQEHRLWLAPSGAMRLFDQLGPLAVALARHRSGKDRLAVRELRETLPGVSPADLVGRLLTDQLLRDPLRRLAGARRAAPSYLYEFAWPSGLPGLGACHALELGFVFDTLGVAETAWLAGPDAPQALADEMHAAWVRFAVTGSPGWDPWDGSGPPKVFGGPEHESAGGADGADGMGEAGGAGEARARREAATPLVLP; encoded by the coding sequence ATGAGCGCAGCGGGAGCCCGCCCCAGGGCGATGACCAGGCACGGCGTGGTCGAAGGGCGGGCCGAGGGCGGCCTCTCGGTCTTCCGGGGCATCCCCTACGCCGCTCCGCCCGTCGGAGCCCTGCGGTTCGCCGCGCCGCGGCCCCCGGGCGCCTGGGACGGCGTACGGGACGCGGGGACGTACGGACCGACCGCGCCCAAGGTCCCCTACCCGCAGCGGTTCGCGGCGCTGCTCGCGGATCCCGAGGTCCCCGGTGACGACTGCCTGAACCTCAACGTCTGGACGCCCGGAGCCTCGGCGGCCGAGCGGCTGCCCGTCATGGTGTGGCTGCACGGCGGCGCCCTGACCCGCGGGTCCGGCGCCGTGCCCGTCTACGACGGCTCCGCCTTCGCCCGTGACGGCGTGGTCCTGGTCACGGCCAACTACCGGCTCGGCGTTCTCGGCTACGGGCTCTTCCCCGACGCCCCCGCCAACCGGGGCCTGCTGGACCAGATCGCCGCCCTGGAATGGGTGCGGGACAACATCGCGGAGTTCGGCGGCGACCCGGACCGGGTCACGGTCTTCGGCGAATCGGCCGGGGCCATCAGCATCGGGGCCCTGCTCGCCGCGCCCCGCGCCGCCGGGCTCTTCGCGCAGGCCGTCCTGCAGAGCGGCGCCCCCGAGGTCTACCCCCGCGACCGGGTCCGCCCGATGGTCCGCCGGATGGCCTCCCTGCTCAAGGTGCCCGCCACCGCGGCGGCCTTCGCCGCCGTGGAACCCGAGGCGCTGCTCGCCGCCCAGGCCGCCGTACTGCGCCGCTCCAGCCCGCTGCTCGGCGGCCCCGCCTTCTTCCTGGTCCCCGACCCGGACACGCTGCCCGAGCACCCCCTCGACGCGGTCGCCGACGGAGGGGCGGCGCGGGAGATACCCCTCCTCGTGGGCTGGACCGCGCAGGAACACCGGCTGTGGCTGGCCCCCAGCGGCGCGATGCGGCTCTTCGACCAGCTGGGCCCGCTCGCCGTGGCGCTGGCCCGGCACCGCAGCGGCAAGGACCGGCTTGCCGTGCGGGAACTGCGGGAGACGCTGCCCGGGGTGAGTCCGGCGGACCTGGTGGGCCGGCTCCTCACCGACCAGCTGCTGCGCGATCCGCTGCGGCGCCTGGCCGGGGCCCGCCGGGCGGCGCCCAGCTACCTCTACGAGTTCGCCTGGCCGTCCGGCCTGCCCGGGCTCGGCGCCTGCCACGCGCTGGAGCTGGGCTTCGTCTTCGACACCCTCGGCGTGGCGGAGACCGCGTGGCTGGCCGGACCCGACGCGCCGCAGGCGCTCGCCGACGAGATGCACGCGGCCTGGGTGCGCTTCGCGGTCACCGGCAGCCCGGGCTGGGACCCCTGGGACGGCAGCGGCCCGCCGAAGGTGTTCGGCGGGCCGGAGCACGAGAGCGCGGGTGGAGCGGATGGAGCGGACGGAATGGGTGAAGCGGGTGGAGCGGGCGAAGCCCGGGCGCGGCGGGAAGCCGCTACTCCACTGGTCCTTCCATGA
- a CDS encoding MFS transporter — MYVADSRGTPAPAVTTEPAVAPGISPGRRAALAPTVIALGTVSLITDVSSEMVTAVLPLYLVAGLGLSPLGFGLLDGIYNGVSALVRLAGGHLGDRFRRHKLLAGLGYGLSALCKPLLLLAHTLPAIGAVLALDRTGKGLRTAPRDALISLASTPENRGRAFGAHRAMDTAGALIGPVLAFVILRGAADGYDAVFTVSSCVAALGVLVLVLFVPRHTGAGPTAAPGSVPDVDAAVARPSLRASVHLLRRPALRRISVCALLLGLCTVSDAFVFLLLQRTTGIADRWFALLPLGTAAAFFLLALPLGRLADRIGRRRVFLGGHLALLLAYGLLLTGSAAPALPYAVLLLHGAFYAATDGVLMAAAAGTVPEEHRGAGLALVQTGQALARFLCSIAFGAAWTAWGARPALITAAVLLAASTAVCARLRPDEADDENTDHESADDGSPAAATAAH, encoded by the coding sequence ATGTACGTTGCGGACAGCCGCGGTACCCCCGCGCCCGCCGTGACCACCGAACCGGCCGTCGCCCCGGGCATCAGCCCGGGGCGGCGCGCCGCGCTCGCCCCCACGGTCATCGCCCTCGGCACGGTCAGCCTGATCACCGACGTCTCCTCGGAGATGGTCACGGCCGTCCTGCCGCTCTACCTCGTCGCCGGACTCGGCCTCTCCCCGCTCGGGTTCGGCCTGCTCGACGGCATCTACAACGGGGTCAGCGCCCTCGTCCGGCTCGCCGGCGGCCACCTCGGCGACCGCTTCCGCCGCCACAAACTGCTCGCCGGACTCGGCTACGGCCTCTCCGCGCTCTGCAAGCCGCTGCTCCTGCTCGCGCACACCCTCCCCGCCATCGGCGCGGTGCTCGCGCTGGACCGGACCGGCAAGGGCCTGCGCACCGCCCCGCGCGACGCGCTGATCTCGCTGGCCAGCACCCCCGAGAACCGCGGCCGGGCCTTCGGCGCCCACCGGGCCATGGACACCGCGGGCGCACTGATCGGCCCGGTCCTCGCCTTCGTCATCCTGCGCGGGGCCGCCGACGGCTACGACGCCGTCTTCACCGTCAGCTCCTGCGTCGCCGCCCTCGGCGTCCTCGTCCTGGTGCTGTTCGTCCCGCGCCACACCGGGGCCGGGCCCACCGCCGCCCCCGGCTCCGTGCCGGACGTGGACGCCGCCGTCGCGCGGCCCTCGCTGCGCGCCTCCGTCCACCTGCTGCGCCGCCCCGCGCTGCGCCGGATCAGCGTCTGCGCCCTGCTGCTGGGCCTGTGCACGGTCAGCGACGCCTTCGTCTTCCTGCTGCTCCAGCGCACCACCGGGATCGCCGACCGCTGGTTCGCCCTGCTGCCGCTCGGCACCGCGGCCGCGTTCTTCCTGCTCGCCCTGCCGCTCGGCCGCCTCGCCGACCGGATCGGCCGCCGCCGCGTCTTCCTCGGCGGCCACCTGGCGCTGCTCCTGGCCTACGGACTCCTGCTGACCGGCTCCGCGGCGCCCGCCCTGCCCTACGCCGTCCTCCTGCTGCACGGCGCGTTCTACGCCGCCACCGACGGCGTGCTGATGGCCGCCGCCGCGGGCACCGTCCCCGAGGAGCACCGCGGCGCGGGCCTCGCCCTCGTGCAGACCGGCCAGGCCCTCGCCCGCTTCCTCTGCTCGATCGCCTTCGGCGCCGCCTGGACGGCCTGGGGCGCCCGGCCCGCGCTCATCACCGCCGCCGTCCTGCTCGCCGCCTCCACCGCCGTCTGCGCCCGCCTGCGCCCTGACGAGGCGGACGACGAGAACACGGACCACGAGAGCGCGGACGACGGGTCCCCAGCCGCCGCCACGGCCGCGCACTGA
- a CDS encoding alpha/beta hydrolase gives MSYSPDGQYQPYQPYPPEGQRPDGPYQQQQSQQTQPLPRQQYPRQDQYGNLGQQSPYPGQQQGQQGQRQDRHQSVAPGELCPTCGHVAPEDGGERRRPSRVKRWVIAGGSVLAVAGIAAGVMTYFEIPPFTDKGSAVSFGKPEGGDGQAGGTQQAANAKALMPTGPKADFANSMTLDDGTHVAVTTITGKKSGFKGKVWVWAPKEYFDPKYAKSGFPVMIALPGGAGYPNNYWMGTDLGLQKSISKWSAEGKGKPFILAMPVLNPAPDDNGTYWDGSDIPGQPKMGTWLTDDVPDLMRENFRTIKSRDGWAFMGSSTGGFAGLKAVLKYPEKFKAVIASGPDIVPDSLLWKGHEQEKAANNPELLAKELIAKKGPDVYLAFQVGDNESNKKTLPDVQKFIATYTKGPIHTSLRVIPGGQHNAKTYVPNMGEGPIQYISKVMEGPVE, from the coding sequence ATGTCGTATTCGCCCGACGGGCAGTACCAGCCGTACCAGCCGTACCCGCCCGAGGGGCAGCGACCCGACGGGCCCTACCAGCAGCAGCAGTCGCAGCAGACCCAGCCGTTGCCGCGCCAGCAGTACCCGCGCCAGGACCAGTACGGGAACCTGGGCCAGCAGAGCCCGTACCCGGGCCAGCAGCAGGGCCAGCAGGGCCAGCGCCAGGACCGCCACCAGAGCGTGGCCCCCGGTGAACTGTGCCCGACCTGCGGGCACGTGGCCCCGGAGGACGGGGGCGAGCGGCGCCGTCCGTCGCGGGTCAAGCGCTGGGTCATCGCCGGCGGCTCGGTGCTCGCGGTGGCGGGCATCGCGGCGGGCGTGATGACGTACTTCGAGATACCCCCGTTCACGGACAAGGGCAGCGCGGTGTCCTTCGGGAAGCCCGAGGGCGGCGACGGCCAGGCGGGCGGCACCCAGCAGGCGGCCAACGCCAAGGCCCTGATGCCGACGGGCCCCAAGGCCGACTTCGCGAACTCGATGACCCTGGACGACGGCACGCACGTGGCCGTCACCACCATCACGGGCAAGAAGTCCGGCTTCAAGGGCAAGGTCTGGGTCTGGGCCCCGAAGGAGTACTTCGACCCGAAGTACGCCAAGAGCGGCTTCCCGGTGATGATCGCCCTGCCCGGTGGCGCCGGATACCCGAACAACTACTGGATGGGCACCGACCTCGGCCTCCAGAAGAGCATCAGCAAGTGGTCCGCGGAGGGCAAGGGCAAGCCCTTCATCCTCGCCATGCCCGTGCTGAACCCGGCGCCCGATGACAACGGGACCTACTGGGACGGATCCGACATTCCGGGTCAGCCCAAGATGGGCACCTGGCTGACCGACGACGTCCCGGACCTGATGCGGGAGAACTTCCGCACCATCAAGTCGCGCGACGGCTGGGCGTTCATGGGCTCCTCCACCGGCGGTTTCGCCGGCCTGAAGGCGGTCCTGAAGTACCCCGAGAAGTTCAAGGCCGTGATCGCCTCCGGCCCGGACATCGTGCCGGACTCGCTGCTCTGGAAGGGGCACGAGCAGGAGAAGGCCGCGAACAACCCGGAGCTCCTGGCCAAGGAACTCATCGCCAAGAAGGGCCCGGACGTCTACCTGGCCTTCCAGGTGGGTGACAACGAGAGCAACAAGAAGACCCTGCCGGATGTGCAGAAGTTCATCGCCACCTACACCAAGGGCCCGATCCACACGAGCCTGCGGGTCATCCCGGGCGGCCAGCACAACGCCAAGACCTATGTGCCGAACATGGGCGAGGGCCCGATCCAGTACATCAGCAAGGTCATGGAAGGACCAGTGGAGTAG
- a CDS encoding tyrosinase family protein, with protein sequence MYTRQNQKNLTSAQKKRFTAAVLELKRNGTYDGFVRTHDKYFVPDRDRKLRVGHMSPSFFPWHRRYLLEFEKQLRALDPGVSIPYWDWTTDASPVSSLWAEDFLGGTGRDGDHQVMTGPFAYARGNWTVSVGVTESRFLTRNLGRPQNPIGLPTAAELMTALDDPVYDTDPWDSTARAGGFRNKLEGWAAPKSERWRNHNKVHQWVGGHMTGGTAPNDPVFWLHHAFIDLVWDRWQQRHPASGYLPATPPPEYDLQHGRVIALDEPMPPWGIPPREMLGHTGLYRYET encoded by the coding sequence GTGTACACCCGGCAGAACCAGAAGAACCTCACCAGCGCGCAGAAGAAGCGGTTCACGGCCGCCGTGCTGGAGCTCAAGCGCAACGGCACCTACGACGGGTTCGTGCGGACCCACGACAAGTACTTCGTGCCGGACCGGGACCGCAAACTGCGGGTCGGTCACATGTCACCGTCGTTCTTCCCGTGGCACCGGCGCTACCTGCTGGAGTTCGAGAAGCAGCTGCGGGCCCTGGATCCCGGGGTCTCCATCCCGTACTGGGACTGGACCACCGACGCCAGCCCCGTCTCCTCGCTCTGGGCGGAGGACTTCCTCGGCGGCACCGGCCGGGACGGCGACCACCAGGTGATGACCGGCCCCTTCGCCTACGCGCGGGGCAACTGGACGGTCTCCGTCGGCGTCACCGAGTCCCGCTTCCTCACCCGCAACCTCGGCCGCCCGCAGAACCCCATCGGCCTGCCCACCGCGGCCGAGCTGATGACGGCGCTCGACGACCCGGTCTACGACACCGACCCCTGGGACTCCACCGCCCGGGCGGGCGGCTTCCGCAACAAGCTGGAGGGCTGGGCCGCGCCCAAGAGCGAGCGCTGGCGCAACCACAACAAGGTCCACCAGTGGGTCGGCGGCCACATGACGGGCGGCACGGCCCCCAACGACCCGGTGTTCTGGCTGCACCACGCCTTCATCGACCTGGTCTGGGACCGCTGGCAGCAACGCCACCCGGCGTCCGGCTACCTGCCCGCGACCCCGCCGCCGGAGTACGACCTCCAGCACGGCCGGGTGATCGCCCTGGACGAGCCGATGCCGCCCTGGGGGATCCCGCCGCGCGAGATGCTGGGGCACACCGGCCTCTACCGTTACGAGACCTGA
- a CDS encoding tyrosinase family oxidase copper chaperone produces the protein MHAATGPIAPPSRRTVLRAVFTAAVTAVTAAALTPVLWARRPVQTLTPAPLTEETYRGRHIAVGPAGVHIDGRPLHVMRRADGSYLSGVNHFESFATPLELARAAVDELGTARLALAAGAPHHG, from the coding sequence ATGCACGCGGCCACCGGCCCGATCGCCCCACCGTCCCGCCGTACGGTCTTGCGCGCGGTCTTCACGGCCGCGGTGACCGCCGTCACCGCGGCCGCGCTGACGCCCGTACTGTGGGCCCGGCGTCCCGTGCAGACGCTGACCCCGGCCCCGCTCACGGAGGAGACGTACCGCGGCCGGCACATCGCCGTCGGCCCGGCCGGGGTCCACATCGACGGGCGGCCCCTGCACGTGATGCGGCGCGCCGACGGCAGCTACCTCAGCGGGGTCAACCACTTCGAGTCCTTCGCGACGCCCCTCGAACTGGCCCGCGCGGCCGTGGACGAGCTGGGTACCGCCCGGCTGGCGCTCGCGGCGGGCGCCCCGCACCACGGCTGA